Genomic segment of Penaeus monodon isolate SGIC_2016 chromosome 32, NSTDA_Pmon_1, whole genome shotgun sequence:
AGACTTTGGCCTGTATCAACCTTCGGGCTTCTCTGCCAATCGAGTCACTAGTCCCTCAAGATGGCGATACTAAGACTCGGCGAGAACGAGACCCTCCCTCGTCTCATCGAGTACGACCTCAACATCTCGGGCCTGGAGGAGGAGGTCGCCCTCTCCGCCGCGCCCTACGACCTCGAGCTGGCGATGCCCGTGTGGGAGGTGGTGCTGACGGTGGCGTCGCTGAGCGTGATCATCGTGTTCACCATCGTGGGCAACGTGCTGGTGATCCTGTCCGTGTTCACGTACCGGCCGCTGCGGATCGTGCAGAACTTCTTCATCGTGTCGCTGGCCGTGGCCGACCTGACGGTGGCCGTGTTCGTGCTGCCCTTCAACGTGGCCTACAGCATCATCGGCAAGTGGGTGTTCGGCATCCACCTGTGCCAGATGTGGCTCACGTGCGACATCCTGTGCTGCACGGCCTCCATCCTCAACCTGTGCGCCATCGCCCTCGACCGCTACTGGGCCATCACGGACCCCATCAACTACGCGCAGAAGCGCACCGTCAAGCGCGTCATGATCATGATCGGCCTGGTGTGGGCCATCAGCGTGGTCATCTGCCTGCCGCCGCTGTTCGGCTGGAACGACTGGCCCGACGTGTTCACCTCCGACACGCCCTGCATCCTCACGCAGGAGCGGGGCTTCGTCATCTACTCGTCGTCCGGCTCCTTCTACTGCCCGCTGCTCATCATGACCTTGGTCTACGTCAAGATCTTCACGGCCACGCGCCGGCGCCTGCGGGAGCGCGCCAAGGCCTCGCGCCTCAACCAGATCCCGGCCGCCGGCAAGGCGCGGCCGCTGCGCGAGGACGACTCGGCGCTCAGCGAGAACGGCCACAACGGCTACAGCGACACCTGCAAGAAGAAGCTGGTGCAGAAGAAGCGGCGGAAGAAGCGGAAGANNNNNNNNNNNNNNNNNNNNNNNNNNNNNNNNNNNNNNNCGTCCTCGTCGACGCCCGGCCTGGCGCCCCCGCCCATCGCCGAGACGTCGGACCCGAGCCACGCCAAGGACGACGCGTCGCCGCTCGACGAGAAGAGGAGCGTGGGCGTGGTGGTGCGGCTCGACCCCAAGGACGGCAGCCAGATCCACCAGTTCATCGAGGAGCGGCAGAAGATCTCGCTGTCGAAGGAGCGGCGCGCCGCCCGGACGCTGGGCATCATCATGGGCTCGTTCGTGGTGTGCTGGCTGCCCTTCTTCCTGATGTACGTGATCCTGCCCTTCTGCCCGACGTGCCCGGTGCCCAACGACAAGCTCATCAACTTCATCGTGTGGCTCGGCTACATCAACTCGTCCCTCAACCCCGTCATCTACACCATCTTCAACCTCGACTTCCGCCGCGCCTTCGCCAAGATCCTGAGGTGCCCCAGCGCCACCACGGCGTAAACACCATGCGCTTCTCTATTTCTTTGAGTTCCTGTTAAAAAAATCATAGctcggttttgttttatttttctctcaaaagcaaaatatatatccttGTTTCCAGTGATGATTACCACTAACGGCCGATTACATAAGGTTCTGTTCAAGTATCTAGCAAACATTGTCAGCGAAGAAAAGACGAGATGAAACTATAGATTCTACTACGCCTTTTACAGCCTAAAGATAAAACATTGTCATTAACAATATttcttatataactatatctttgAGAACACTAGGCAATAATCCacatcagaaaatagaaaaatatgaatgatcAAAGCTAAAGAGGATGAGTAGAACATGGCATATCACATCTAATTTGCATATCCTAAGTAGCATTATTCATGTCTACGCGCCTAGAAATTAATATAGTGAAAATACATGTGTGGAGCATATCATGCACAAAAGCTCAGTAATATAGCCACATTTAACAGAAAAGACATTTCAGTTACGTCTGTAAAACGNNNNNNNNNNNNNNNNNNNNNNNNNNNNNNNNNNNNNNNNNNNNNNNNNNNNNNNNNNNNNNNNNNNNNNNNNNNNNNNNNNNNNNNNNNNNNNNNNNNNNNNNNNNNNNNNNNNNNNNNNNNNNNNNNNNNNNNNNNNNNNNNNNNNNNNNNNNNNNNNNNNNNNNNNNNNNNNNNNNNNNNNNNNNNNNNNNNNNNNNNNNNNNNNNNNNNNNNNNNNNNNNNNNNNNNNNNNNNNNNNNNNNNNNNNNNNNNNNNNNNNNNNNNNNNNNNNNNNNNNNNNCCAATTCCTTTATCTTATCTTGCCTATGTAGGACACAAAAAATGTTATCTATCAGCTCCTTACTCTGAAAAAGTGTCATCTCGTGGACCAAAGTCGAAGAGAAGTAGATGTCAACACGTTTGTACTCTGAAGGCACTTATAGCTTTTAAAAAGTGGTTTGTTATCATAGTGACTTTTAACTATAGATTTGGTAAGAACATGAGATATTTCTATATTCACATTTTATAGTGAAACTGGTGGATTTCTTCACTGTATTCGCTGTAGTGAAGTTTTGAATTGAGTGGTGGTGGTTCTGGTAAATTGATACTTCTACTGTTTCCAAAGTTaccagaaaaaaatcttattgttCATACGTGTTCATATAATTAATCNNNNNNNNNNNNNNNNNNNNNNNNNNNNNNNNNNNNNNNNNGCTGTTAATAATCGGTGTGTAAAGTTCATTAGTTAATTACCGTAATGAATACTCAGCACATGCTCACGAAGGCATGTTGGTATGTTGCCTGCAATGTAGGTCAGCATTCGTAGGGAAAAGCTTTTCATCTTCGCCTAGAATGTGTCGGTAATACAGTAATTAGATTACTTGAACTTGTAAGTGAAAATATGAATGGCAGATATGTTACTTCCTCcttgcttttcattttcattatcatttttttaattacctttgtttatatgtgtgtagaaACTGGCGATTTCTTCACTATACTCACTGTACgtctgaacattatcattatgtttttgttttttttggtgtgtagaAAATCTGATAGTGTCTACACCATATCTTCTCGAGGGAGGTATGATGCAGCCACGAGGTTACAAGCACTGATTGAAGAATTCTTTATAAACAATTacgctgattaaaaaaaataatatgatatgaaaaataattacctttttttttacattctttcatAATCTAACGTcttcctaagatttttttttttttgtcttgtgacCTGAGACCTGAGAAATCTCCATCCCAGACTGAGCCCCTATTAGGAATGGTCATCTCTCACCAAGCTCATTACACTCTGTGCGTTATGCTTTTATCTCGTttgtgaagaaaaataaaggtcTGTATTTATGAATGTTATTAAAGTAAAACTGCTATTAAAAtgtacttgtttcttttttttggcaacCCTTTCCGGATCCAActgtttattattgcaattcattaCAATTCTAGGCCCGAGAACAAGAAAGACCAATGtccaaaaattaaagaaaaacgcCTTTGAAAATTTGCTCCGCTAAGTGAAATTCAGTGAATAAGAAATccacgaaatattttttttttttctgtgactaatCAAGCTGTGTTGCATTAATGTAatctttttaaagacatttttttctacataacgaaaagaaagtaatatttttCATAACGGNNNNNNNNNNNNNNNNNNNNNNNNNNNNNNNNNNNNNNNNNNNNNNNNNNNNNNNNNNNNNNNNNNNNNNNNNNNNNNNNNNNNNNNNNNNNNNNNNNNNNNNNNNNNNNNNNNNNNNNNNNNNNNNNTTTACAGT
This window contains:
- the LOC119593271 gene encoding probable G-protein coupled receptor No18; translation: MAILRLGENETLPRLIEYDLNISGLEEEVALSAAPYDLELAMPVWEVVLTVASLSVIIVFTIVGNVLVILSVFTYRPLRIVQNFFIVSLAVADLTVAVFVLPFNVAYSIIGKWVFGIHLCQMWLTCDILCCTASILNLCAIALDRYWAITDPINYAQKRTVKRVMIMIGLVWAISVVICLPPLFGWNDWPDVFTSDTPCILTQERGFVIYSSSGSFYCPLLIMTLVYVKIFTATRRRLRERAKASRLNQIPAAGKARPLREDDSALSENGHNGYSDTCKKKLVQKKRRKKRKXXXXXXXXXXXXXXSSSTPGLAPPPIAETSDPSHAKDDASPLDEKRSVGVVVRLDPKDGSQIHQFIEERQKISLSKERRAARTLGIIMGSFVVCWLPFFLMYVILPFCPTCPVPNDKLINFIVWLGYINSSLNPVIYTIFNLDFRRAFAKILRCPSATTA